A stretch of Carnobacterium iners DNA encodes these proteins:
- the ltrA gene encoding group II intron reverse transcriptase/maturase gives MYERKILERILDKENLTVAFEQVRRNKGVAGVDGMTIDELGIYFLRNKEEVMAQIRQRNYQTSPVLRVEIPKPNGDVRLLGIPTVKDRMIQQAIAQVLTPLFDKGFSNYSYGFRPNRQAEMAINQALVYFNEGYDWIVDIDLERFFDTVQHDRLMNLVSRTISDGDVISLIRKFLVSGVQVNGIIQDTSIGTPQGGNLSPLLSNIMLNELDKELEKRNLRFVRYADDCIIMVKSEMSARRVMRSVTKFIEEKLGLIVNSTKSKITKPNNPEMKFLGFGFYRDFNKKTYQAKPHKISVENFRYKLKVLTRKNWSIDTKYQVERLNQVIRGWINYYKIGSMKSILKKIDSHLRVRLRMCIWHKWKTAKNRRKNLIKLGMDKYSAYKNSHTSKGVVRIAYSWILTTTITNKRLAQFGLVSCVEHYDKIHV, from the coding sequence ATGTATGAAAGAAAAATCCTTGAGCGTATCTTAGATAAAGAGAATTTGACTGTAGCATTCGAACAAGTAAGACGAAATAAAGGTGTCGCAGGTGTGGATGGCATGACAATTGACGAGCTAGGAATATATTTTCTTCGAAACAAAGAAGAAGTTATGGCTCAGATTCGTCAAAGAAACTACCAAACCTCACCCGTTCTTCGAGTGGAGATTCCTAAACCAAATGGTGATGTTCGTTTACTAGGAATCCCGACAGTTAAAGACCGTATGATTCAACAAGCCATTGCACAAGTATTGACTCCCTTATTCGATAAAGGTTTTAGTAACTATAGTTACGGTTTTCGACCAAACCGTCAAGCTGAAATGGCGATTAATCAGGCGTTAGTGTACTTCAATGAAGGATATGACTGGATTGTTGATATCGATCTTGAACGTTTCTTTGATACGGTGCAACATGACCGATTGATGAATTTAGTCTCTAGAACAATCTCCGATGGAGATGTAATTTCGCTGATTCGTAAATTTCTTGTCAGTGGAGTACAAGTTAATGGGATTATTCAAGATACTAGCATTGGAACTCCGCAAGGAGGGAACCTTTCACCGCTATTGAGCAATATCATGCTTAATGAACTTGATAAGGAACTGGAAAAACGAAACCTCCGTTTCGTTCGTTACGCTGATGATTGTATCATTATGGTTAAGAGTGAAATGTCAGCGAGAAGAGTGATGCGTTCCGTTACAAAATTTATCGAAGAAAAGTTAGGATTGATTGTCAATAGTACAAAATCTAAGATTACGAAGCCAAATAATCCAGAAATGAAATTTTTAGGATTCGGTTTTTACCGAGATTTTAATAAGAAAACCTATCAAGCGAAACCACATAAAATCTCAGTAGAAAACTTTCGATATAAACTTAAAGTACTTACACGTAAGAATTGGAGTATTGATACGAAATATCAAGTGGAACGACTGAATCAAGTGATTCGAGGGTGGATAAACTACTATAAAATAGGTTCAATGAAAAGCATTTTAAAGAAAATTGACTCTCATTTGAGAGTCCGTCTCAGAATGTGTATTTGGCATAAATGGAAAACAGCTAAGAATCGGCGAAAGAACTTAATAAAATTAGGGATGGACAAATACAGTGCCTATAAAAATAGTCACACTAGTAAGGGTGTCGTACGTATTGCCTATTCTTGGATTTTAACAACGACTATCACAAACAAGAGACTTGCCCAATTTGGCCTAGTCTCTTGTGTAGAGCATTACGATAAAATACATGTTTAG
- a CDS encoding Cof-type HAD-IIB family hydrolase has protein sequence MNPKSFVFFDLDGTLLNRESKIEPEVVKAFEQMQANGHIPFIATGRSPLEIQFILESTTIDSFIALNGQYIVYQGKEVYRSSISTDTLVRLKQATQERDFALSFYTANKIRATRQTTALKEAYAFIHAPISLIDHSLHLTEEILMALILSTNTIEDVYFREQFPELSFYRNTPYSIDTIPKGNSKATGIKELMKKTDLEHLTTYAFGDGSNDVEMLEHVDFSIVMANGLPALKEQASYVTSENTKGGIIEGLSYFDLI, from the coding sequence GTGAATCCAAAATCATTTGTATTTTTTGATTTAGACGGTACGTTATTAAATAGGGAATCAAAAATTGAACCTGAAGTAGTAAAGGCATTCGAGCAAATGCAAGCTAATGGACATATCCCTTTTATCGCAACAGGTCGCAGCCCGCTAGAAATTCAATTTATTTTAGAGTCAACGACCATTGACTCTTTTATTGCTCTCAATGGTCAATATATTGTGTATCAAGGAAAAGAAGTATACCGTAGTAGTATTTCTACGGATACACTTGTGCGTTTAAAACAAGCTACGCAAGAACGAGATTTTGCTTTGTCATTTTACACAGCGAATAAAATCCGAGCGACTAGGCAAACAACTGCCTTAAAAGAAGCATACGCGTTTATTCATGCACCTATTTCATTAATAGATCATTCTTTGCATTTAACAGAAGAAATACTAATGGCGCTAATTCTGAGTACAAATACAATAGAAGATGTTTATTTTAGAGAACAATTTCCAGAATTATCTTTTTATCGTAATACGCCCTATAGTATAGATACTATCCCAAAAGGAAATTCTAAAGCTACGGGTATTAAAGAATTAATGAAGAAAACGGACTTAGAGCACCTTACTACCTATGCATTTGGAGATGGGTCAAATGATGTTGAAATGCTTGAACACGTCGATTTTAGTATTGTTATGGCCAATGGATTACCTGCTTTGAAGGAACAAGCTAGTTACGTTACTTCTGAAAATACTAAAGGTGGCATAATTGAAGGGTTATCCTATTTTGATTTAATTTAG
- a CDS encoding histidine phosphatase family protein encodes MSKGCTFYFVRHGETYLNLYRRMQGWSNIQLTEKGSEDVRRSGKGLANVKFDAVYSSDLSRTIETAGIILEENKDADDLIVHAMPEFREVFFGSFEAQGVDEVWASINEVMGYPTVGDLWSKATVPEQMNATKKADPYHHAENYLEFWTRIEKGLIELIKTHRDTGDTVLVVAHGNTIRYMLNGLVPELVAPQPLLNASVSKVSYYDGLYHLESYNQVDHFRDL; translated from the coding sequence TTGAGTAAAGGATGCACATTTTATTTTGTTCGACATGGTGAAACTTATCTGAATTTATATAGAAGAATGCAAGGGTGGAGCAACATTCAGTTGACTGAAAAAGGAAGTGAAGACGTTCGTAGAAGCGGGAAAGGTTTAGCAAATGTTAAATTTGATGCCGTATACTCTAGCGACCTCAGTCGGACAATTGAAACAGCTGGTATTATTTTAGAAGAGAACAAGGATGCTGATGATCTAATCGTTCATGCTATGCCTGAGTTTAGAGAAGTATTCTTTGGTTCATTTGAAGCTCAAGGTGTTGATGAGGTCTGGGCTAGTATTAATGAAGTGATGGGCTATCCAACAGTTGGCGATCTGTGGTCAAAGGCTACTGTACCTGAACAAATGAATGCAACAAAAAAAGCAGATCCTTATCACCATGCTGAAAATTATCTTGAATTTTGGACTCGGATTGAAAAAGGATTAATCGAGTTAATCAAAACACATCGCGATACTGGCGATACGGTATTAGTTGTAGCACATGGCAATACGATACGTTATATGTTAAATGGGTTAGTCCCTGAGCTAGTTGCTCCACAGCCACTATTGAATGCGAGTGTATCAAAAGTAAGCTATTATGATGGCCTTTATCATTTAGAAAGTTATAACCAAGTAGATCATTTCAGAGATTTATAA
- a CDS encoding fructose-1,6-bisphosphatase, translating into MSSKNKYLDLLAKEYPTIGETTTEIINLEAIMNLPKGTEHFLSDIHGEYDAFQHVLRNGSGNIKEKINEVFSERLSTKDRNTLATLIYYPEEKIKNLSETIDETQEMDEWYRLTLSRLIELCVYVASKYTSSKVRKALPVEFAYIIEELLSKDTSFPNKEDYYNEIIQSILSLDRAPQFITAISYLIQRLVVDHLHVVGDIYDRGPYPDKIIDTLMDHHSVDIQWGNHDILWMGAASGSAVCIANVLRISARYNNLEIIEDAYGISLRQLLTFAEMTYTQEVTEGFYPKIDKEEIDFFEEEIRQITKMHQAIAIIQFKLEGAIIKRQPNFKMDDRMLLDKIDYEKGTISINRKIYPLTNTYFPTIDPENPYQLTKEEESIVERLIYAFKTSERLQKHISYLYNKGSMYLTYNDNLLFHGCVPLNEDGSFMSFKIRKNTYSGKALLDKFEEVLRKGYLTRDKENKEKHLDIIWYLWTGASSSLFGKKQMTTFERYYIEDKETHEEKKNPYYNLRNDVTTCENILNEFGLDSTKGHIINGHTPVKEKRGEDPIKAEGRMIVIDGGFSKAYQHTTGLAGYTLLYNSFGMQLVSHQPFTSVKHAIEDEFDIVSTRRVVDREMERKKVRETDTGRRLTEQVKDLKILLTAYYEGEILQKIKKKP; encoded by the coding sequence ATGAGTAGTAAAAATAAATACTTAGATTTATTAGCTAAAGAATACCCGACAATCGGAGAAACAACAACAGAAATCATTAACTTAGAAGCCATCATGAACTTACCAAAAGGAACAGAGCATTTTTTGAGTGATATTCATGGAGAATACGATGCATTTCAGCATGTTTTACGCAATGGATCAGGAAATATTAAGGAGAAGATTAATGAGGTTTTTAGTGAACGCTTAAGTACAAAAGATAGAAATACATTAGCGACGTTAATTTATTACCCTGAAGAGAAAATAAAAAATTTAAGCGAAACAATAGATGAAACCCAAGAGATGGATGAGTGGTATCGTCTGACTTTATCCCGTTTAATTGAACTGTGTGTCTACGTAGCTTCAAAATATACCAGCTCGAAAGTTAGAAAAGCTTTGCCTGTTGAGTTTGCTTATATCATTGAAGAGTTGTTATCTAAAGATACTAGTTTTCCTAATAAAGAAGATTATTACAATGAAATTATTCAAAGTATCCTCTCGTTGGATCGAGCTCCACAGTTTATCACAGCTATTTCTTATCTTATTCAACGCTTAGTCGTAGATCATTTGCATGTCGTAGGAGATATTTACGATAGAGGTCCTTATCCTGATAAAATTATTGATACCTTAATGGATCATCATTCTGTCGATATACAATGGGGGAACCACGATATTTTGTGGATGGGAGCAGCTAGTGGCTCAGCAGTTTGTATTGCGAACGTACTCAGAATATCAGCTCGTTACAATAATCTTGAAATTATTGAAGATGCGTACGGTATTTCACTTCGACAGTTATTAACTTTTGCAGAGATGACATATACGCAAGAAGTAACGGAAGGATTTTATCCAAAAATTGATAAAGAAGAAATTGATTTTTTTGAAGAAGAAATTAGGCAAATAACAAAAATGCACCAAGCTATTGCAATTATCCAATTTAAATTAGAAGGCGCCATTATTAAGAGGCAACCAAATTTTAAGATGGATGATCGAATGCTTTTAGATAAAATTGACTATGAAAAAGGTACGATTTCGATAAATAGGAAAATATACCCACTAACGAATACGTATTTTCCGACAATTGATCCAGAAAATCCCTATCAATTGACCAAAGAAGAAGAAAGTATTGTAGAAAGATTAATCTATGCATTCAAAACAAGTGAGCGACTTCAAAAACATATTTCATATTTATACAATAAAGGCAGTATGTATTTAACCTACAATGATAATTTATTGTTTCATGGGTGTGTCCCTTTGAATGAAGATGGAAGCTTTATGTCATTTAAAATTCGGAAAAATACCTATAGTGGTAAAGCTTTATTAGATAAATTTGAAGAAGTACTCCGTAAGGGCTATTTGACGAGAGACAAAGAAAATAAAGAAAAACATTTGGATATTATCTGGTATTTATGGACTGGTGCATCATCTTCCCTTTTTGGTAAAAAACAAATGACAACGTTTGAACGCTATTATATTGAAGATAAAGAAACCCATGAAGAAAAGAAAAACCCTTATTACAATTTGCGTAATGATGTCACAACATGTGAAAATATATTAAATGAATTTGGTTTAGATTCTACTAAAGGACACATTATTAATGGTCACACACCGGTAAAAGAAAAACGGGGAGAAGATCCGATTAAAGCAGAAGGACGCATGATTGTTATAGATGGTGGTTTCTCTAAAGCCTACCAACATACAACGGGTCTAGCAGGCTATACTTTACTCTATAACTCATTTGGCATGCAACTAGTTTCTCATCAGCCATTTACTTCGGTTAAACACGCTATCGAAGATGAATTTGATATTGTGTCCACAAGACGAGTTGTCGACCGTGAGATGGAACGCAAAAAAGTGAGAGAAACAGATACCGGTAGACGTTTGACAGAACAGGTAAAAGATTTGAAGATTTTATTGACGGCTTATTATGAAGGAGAAATTCTTCAAAAAATTAAAAAGAAACCTTAA
- a CDS encoding glutathione peroxidase: MSVYDYSVTEIGGEEVSLSKYQGKPLLIVNTASKCGFAPQFEGLEELYKKYNDLGFTVLGFPSNQFMNQEPLSNEEIADHCQMTYNVSFPLHEKIKVNGNDASPLYKYLVEQTGNKIIKWNFTKFLVGKDGEIVKRFGSMTKPEKIEDSIIAILNVE; the protein is encoded by the coding sequence ATGTCAGTTTATGATTATTCAGTTACAGAAATCGGCGGAGAAGAGGTATCACTTAGTAAGTATCAAGGCAAGCCTTTATTAATAGTTAATACGGCCAGTAAGTGTGGTTTTGCTCCTCAGTTTGAAGGATTAGAAGAGTTATATAAAAAATACAATGACCTTGGATTTACTGTGTTAGGCTTTCCATCTAACCAATTTATGAATCAAGAACCTTTATCCAACGAGGAAATTGCAGATCATTGTCAGATGACCTACAATGTATCTTTTCCTTTACATGAAAAGATAAAAGTTAATGGAAATGATGCTAGTCCCTTATATAAGTATTTGGTTGAACAAACGGGCAACAAAATAATTAAATGGAACTTCACTAAATTTCTTGTTGGTAAAGATGGTGAAATTGTTAAACGATTTGGTTCGATGACTAAACCTGAAAAAATAGAGGATTCAATTATAGCAATTTTGAATGTTGAATAA
- the smpB gene encoding SsrA-binding protein SmpB has translation MPKGEGKLLAQNRKARFDYTILDTVEAGIVLKGTEIKSIRAARINLKDGFARVRNGEIFLHNVHISPYEQGNQFNHDPLRTRKLLMHKKQIARLENEMKGSGNTLVPLKVYLKDGYAKVLIGVAKGKKNYDKREDLKRKDQKRDLARSLRER, from the coding sequence ATGCCAAAAGGAGAAGGGAAACTGCTGGCTCAAAATAGAAAAGCACGATTTGATTATACTATTTTAGATACAGTTGAAGCTGGAATTGTTTTAAAAGGGACTGAAATAAAATCTATCAGAGCAGCTAGAATAAATTTAAAAGATGGTTTTGCACGAGTTCGTAACGGAGAGATATTTTTACACAATGTTCATATTAGCCCCTATGAACAAGGCAATCAATTTAATCACGACCCTTTACGTACGAGAAAATTGCTGATGCATAAAAAACAAATAGCTCGTCTAGAAAATGAAATGAAAGGGAGCGGAAACACACTTGTTCCTTTGAAAGTTTATCTTAAAGACGGCTATGCGAAAGTGTTGATTGGCGTAGCAAAAGGGAAGAAAAATTACGATAAACGAGAAGATTTGAAACGTAAAGACCAAAAACGTGATTTAGCAAGATCATTGAGAGAAAGATAA
- the rnr gene encoding ribonuclease R: protein MKNNQTIKEAILVYMNEQDQMAFKVKELSEGMKLTSSVDFKMLVSTLADIEREGTVFLNKKGEFKLAEKAGVLSGIFRASDRGFGFVSIEDEENDIYIPNNQTNFALDGDIVTIEITRPAEPWFDKGAEGRVKAIIERKFTQLVGEFFAYTQEGVDETGLYGYIEPKDKKLTDFRVFIEEKGIKPVDGAIVLVELTLYPDKEFPRSMQGIVKSIVGHKNDPGIDILTIVYKHGIQIEFPEEVMAQANEVPDKITEKDMENRRDLRDEIVVTIDGEDAKDLDDAVTVKKLANGHFKLGVHIADVSYYVTEDSPLDKEAFDRATSVYLTDRVIPMLPHRLSNGICSLNPNEDRLAMSCEMEIDSTGKVVNHDVFQSVIRSYRRMSYTQVNQIIMDTDEAVRKENADLIPMFENMADLHKILEASRKTRGAIDFESPEAKIIVDSQGHPLDIVLRERGIGERIIESFMLAANETVSEHFTRLKVPMIYRVHEQPDSDRMQKFMEFVTAFGISVKGLSENISPKSLQKVLRSVAGKPEETVISTMLLRSMKQAKYDVEPLGHYGLAADYYSHFTSPIRRYPDLILHRLIRSYSENGTESDQKDKWNSLLPEIAIQSSKMERRAVDAERETDALKKTEYMVDKVGETFTGIIGSVLRFGLFIELPNTVEGLVHISNMKDDYYNYVEEQLLLVGERTGVVYRIGQKVKIKVTKANPETREIDFELIPDPDAPKADSFTQLKKSDDKDKKKSGNRKPDRQKQSKGPLNKKTSYPAKDSKNTNSTDKKKNKPFYKDVAKKGKPKKKRS from the coding sequence TTTAAAGTAAAAGAATTAAGTGAAGGAATGAAGCTGACTAGTTCGGTTGATTTTAAAATGCTCGTTTCAACTTTAGCTGATATAGAGCGTGAAGGAACGGTTTTTCTTAATAAAAAAGGCGAGTTTAAACTAGCTGAAAAAGCAGGTGTTTTATCTGGTATTTTTCGAGCAAGTGATCGCGGTTTTGGGTTTGTATCGATTGAAGATGAAGAAAATGATATTTATATTCCTAACAATCAAACGAATTTTGCATTAGATGGAGATATTGTGACAATAGAAATTACTCGCCCAGCAGAACCGTGGTTTGATAAAGGTGCTGAAGGCCGTGTTAAAGCGATTATCGAACGTAAATTCACTCAATTAGTTGGAGAGTTCTTTGCTTATACCCAAGAAGGCGTTGATGAGACTGGATTATATGGCTACATTGAACCAAAAGATAAAAAGTTAACTGATTTTAGAGTATTTATTGAAGAAAAAGGCATTAAACCAGTTGATGGAGCGATTGTTTTAGTTGAGCTAACTTTGTATCCAGATAAAGAGTTTCCGAGAAGTATGCAAGGTATTGTTAAATCTATCGTTGGACACAAAAATGATCCAGGCATTGATATTTTAACGATTGTCTATAAACATGGTATTCAAATCGAGTTTCCAGAAGAAGTGATGGCTCAAGCCAATGAAGTGCCCGACAAGATAACTGAAAAAGATATGGAAAATCGCCGTGACTTACGTGATGAAATAGTTGTTACAATCGATGGAGAAGACGCTAAAGATTTAGATGATGCGGTAACCGTTAAAAAATTAGCAAATGGCCATTTTAAATTAGGTGTTCATATTGCAGATGTTTCTTATTACGTAACCGAGGACAGCCCGTTAGATAAAGAGGCATTTGATCGTGCTACTAGTGTTTACTTAACCGATCGAGTGATTCCTATGCTGCCACACCGTTTATCAAATGGTATTTGTTCTTTGAATCCAAATGAAGACCGCTTAGCAATGAGTTGTGAGATGGAAATAGATTCAACCGGTAAAGTTGTGAATCATGATGTCTTCCAAAGTGTGATTCGTTCTTATCGCCGCATGAGTTATACACAAGTTAATCAAATTATTATGGATACAGATGAGGCAGTGCGTAAAGAAAACGCAGATTTAATTCCGATGTTTGAAAATATGGCTGACTTGCATAAAATTCTAGAAGCCAGTAGAAAAACACGTGGTGCGATTGATTTTGAATCTCCAGAAGCTAAAATCATTGTTGATTCACAAGGACATCCGTTAGATATTGTTTTACGCGAAAGAGGCATTGGCGAGCGCATCATAGAATCTTTCATGCTTGCGGCCAACGAAACAGTGTCAGAACATTTCACGCGTCTAAAAGTTCCAATGATTTACCGTGTGCATGAACAACCAGATAGCGATCGGATGCAAAAATTTATGGAATTCGTTACTGCCTTTGGTATTTCTGTAAAAGGACTAAGTGAAAATATCTCACCAAAAAGCCTGCAAAAAGTTTTGAGAAGCGTAGCAGGTAAACCTGAAGAAACGGTTATTTCAACTATGCTGTTGCGTAGTATGAAGCAAGCCAAATACGATGTTGAACCCTTGGGTCATTACGGCCTAGCTGCTGATTATTATTCTCACTTTACGTCACCGATTAGACGTTACCCTGATTTAATTTTACACCGTTTGATTCGTTCATACAGTGAAAATGGTACAGAATCAGATCAAAAAGATAAGTGGAATAGTCTTCTTCCCGAAATTGCGATTCAAAGTTCTAAAATGGAACGCCGTGCCGTAGATGCTGAAAGAGAAACAGATGCATTGAAGAAAACGGAATATATGGTCGACAAAGTTGGCGAAACATTTACAGGAATTATTGGTTCAGTATTGAGATTTGGCTTATTCATTGAATTGCCAAATACCGTTGAAGGTCTTGTTCATATTTCTAATATGAAAGATGACTATTACAACTATGTTGAAGAACAACTGCTGTTAGTTGGAGAGCGTACAGGCGTTGTTTATCGTATTGGCCAAAAAGTCAAAATTAAAGTAACGAAAGCAAACCCTGAAACGCGTGAAATTGACTTTGAATTGATACCAGATCCTGATGCACCAAAAGCAGATTCTTTTACACAATTGAAAAAAAGTGATGATAAAGATAAAAAGAAATCAGGAAACCGTAAACCAGATAGACAGAAACAATCTAAAGGACCACTAAATAAAAAAACAAGCTATCCAGCTAAAGATAGTAAAAATACTAATTCTACTGATAAAAAGAAAAATAAACCATTTTATAAAGATGTTGCCAAAAAAGGCAAACCTAAAAAGAAACGTAGTTAA